GAATGGCTGGAGCACTGCCGCGAAACCCTGATCAGCAGCGACTGGCTGATCACCGAAACCCACAGCGCCCTGGGCCTCAAGCAGCGCCACCACGGCCTCAGCCCGGAAGCCCGCAGGGCCGCCGGCGACCATTTCGAGCGCCTGTTGCAGGGCGGGGTTGACCTGCGCTCCCTCGACCGGGACCGATTCCGCCAGGCCGCTGAGCTGCTGCAGGATCCCTCGCTCGGACTGCGCGCCGGTGATGCCCTGCACCTGGCGGTGGCCCTGCACAGCCGCTGCTCCCATCTAGCCAGCTTCGACGGGCGGATGCGGCAGGCCGCCGCCGCCCTGGGCCTGGCTCCAGCGCTTGATTAGCGCCGTACCGGCACCACCTGCATGCCGATCGGGGCCAGGGCGATCAGGGCGAGCTTGATGTGCTGGAGGCCGAAGGGGATGCCCACGATCGTCACGAAACAGGCCACCGCTGCGCTCAGATGGCCGATCGCCAGCCACCAGCCGGCCAGCAGGAACCAGATCACGTTGCCGACCAGCCCCAGGGGCCCGGTGCCGAAATCCATCCGGCCGGTGAGCTCCCGGCGGCTGAC
This genomic stretch from Cyanobium gracile PCC 6307 harbors:
- a CDS encoding type II toxin-antitoxin system VapC family toxin, which gives rise to MIYLDTSVVVALLTPEASSPRALEWLEHCRETLISSDWLITETHSALGLKQRHHGLSPEARRAAGDHFERLLQGGVDLRSLDRDRFRQAAELLQDPSLGLRAGDALHLAVALHSRCSHLASFDGRMRQAAAALGLAPALD
- a CDS encoding YccF domain-containing protein, which translates into the protein MLRFLLNVLWFVLGGFVMGLGWWLAGLVAAITIVGIPWARACFVIGNFSFWPFGYEAVSRRELTGRMDFGTGPLGLVGNVIWFLLAGWWLAIGHLSAAVACFVTIVGIPFGLQHIKLALIALAPIGMQVVPVRR